In a single window of the Bacteroides acidifaciens genome:
- a CDS encoding M23 family metallopeptidase, which produces MRKVYYIYNPQTQTYDRIYPTVRQRALSILRRLFYGMGLGAGCFIVLLLIFGSPSEKELRIENSRLLAQYNVLSRRLDDAMGVLQDIQQRDDNLYRVILQADPVSPAIRQAGYGGTNRYEELMDLANSKLVVNTTQKLDVLSKRLYIQSKSFDDVIDMCKNHDEMLKCIPAIQPISNKDLRQTASGYGTRVDPIYGTTKFHAGMDFSAHSGTDVYATGNGTVVKVGWETGYGNTIEIDHGFGYMTRYAHLQGFNTKVGKKVVRGEIIGKVGSTGKSTGPHLHYEVHVKGQVVNPVNYYFMDLSADDYEKMIQLAANHGKVFD; this is translated from the coding sequence ATGCGCAAAGTATATTACATCTATAATCCACAGACCCAGACTTACGACCGAATCTACCCTACTGTGCGGCAGCGTGCACTCAGCATTTTGCGTCGGCTTTTTTATGGAATGGGACTGGGAGCGGGGTGTTTCATCGTGTTGCTTCTAATCTTCGGCTCTCCGTCGGAGAAGGAGTTAAGAATCGAAAACAGCCGCCTTCTGGCACAGTATAACGTGCTTTCCCGTCGTCTGGACGACGCAATGGGAGTGCTTCAGGATATTCAGCAACGTGACGACAACCTCTATCGGGTTATTCTTCAGGCAGACCCGGTTTCGCCGGCTATCCGCCAGGCGGGGTACGGTGGCACGAACCGTTACGAGGAATTGATGGATTTGGCGAATTCCAAGTTGGTTGTGAATACGACTCAGAAATTGGATGTGCTCTCCAAACGGTTGTATATCCAATCCAAGTCTTTTGACGACGTGATAGATATGTGCAAGAATCACGATGAGATGTTGAAATGTATTCCTGCCATCCAGCCTATTTCAAACAAGGACCTTCGGCAGACGGCATCCGGTTACGGTACGCGTGTTGATCCGATTTATGGTACGACGAAGTTCCATGCGGGGATGGATTTCTCCGCTCATTCGGGGACGGACGTATATGCTACCGGTAATGGAACGGTGGTGAAAGTCGGATGGGAAACCGGATATGGCAACACGATTGAAATCGACCACGGCTTTGGTTATATGACCCGTTATGCACACTTGCAGGGATTTAATACGAAAGTAGGAAAGAAGGTGGTGCGTGGTGAGATTATCGGAAAGGTAGGCAGTACTGGAAAGAGTACCGGTCCGCATCTTCATTATGAAGTGCATGTGAAAGGGCAGGTTGTGAATCCGGTGAATTACTATTTCATGGATTTGAGTGCGGATGATTACGAAAAGATGATTCAGTTGGCTGCCAACCACGGTAAGGTGTTCGATTAA
- a CDS encoding MerR family transcriptional regulator, translating into MLNTDKELKLYYSIGEVADMFGVNQSLLRFWEKEFPQISPRTIGRGIRQYRKEDVETIGLIYHLVKEKGMTLPGARQRLKDNKEAAIRNYEIVNRLKAIKDELLAIKQELDGRE; encoded by the coding sequence ATGCTTAATACGGATAAAGAACTGAAACTATATTATTCAATAGGAGAGGTGGCAGATATGTTCGGTGTCAATCAATCCCTGCTTCGTTTTTGGGAAAAGGAGTTTCCGCAAATCTCGCCCAGGACAATAGGAAGAGGAATACGCCAGTACCGCAAGGAAGATGTGGAGACAATCGGGCTTATTTATCATTTGGTGAAAGAGAAAGGTATGACTCTTCCGGGAGCCCGGCAACGTCTGAAAGATAATAAGGAAGCTGCGATTCGTAATTATGAGATTGTGAATCGGTTGAAGGCGATAAAGGATGAACTTCTGGCAATTAAACAGGAGTTGGACGGACGTGAGTAG
- a CDS encoding RelA/SpoT family protein gives MDNLTPKEIADEEMINQAFHELLNDYLSTKHRKKVEIITKAFNFANQAHKGIKRRSGEPYIMHPIAVASIVCNEIGLGSTSICAALLHDVVEDTDYTVEDIENIFGPKIAQIVDGLTKISGGIFGDRASAQAENFKKLLLTMSNDIRVILIKIADRLHNMRTLGSMLPNKQYKIAGETLYIYAPLANRLGLYKIKTELENLSFKYEHPEEYAEIEEKLNATAAERDKVFRDFTAPIRTQLDKMGLKYRILARVKSIYSIWNKMQTKHVPFEEIYDLLAVRIIFEPRNVEEELNDCFDIYVSISKIYKPHPDRLRDWVSHPKANGYQALHVTLMGNNGQWIEVQIRSERMNDVAEQGFAAHWKYKEGGGSEDEGELEKWLKTIKEILDDPQPDAIDFLDTIKLNLFASEIFVFTPKGELKTMPQNSTALDFAFSLHTDIGSHCIGAKVNHKLVPLSHKLQSGDQVEILTSKSQRVQPQWEVFATTARARAKIAAILRKERKANQKIGEEILSEFLKKEEIRPEETVIEKLRKLHNAKNEEELLAAIGSKAIILGEADKNELKEKQTSNWKKYLTFSFGNSKEKQQEEKEAQEKEKINPKQILKLTEESLQKKYIMAECCHPIPGDDVLGYVDENDRIIIHKRQCPVAAKLKSSYGNRILATEWDTHKELSFLVSIYIKGIDSMGLLNEVTQVISRQLNVNIRKLTIETEDGIFEGKIQLWVHDVEDVKTICNNLKKIQNIKQVSRVEE, from the coding sequence ATGGATAATCTGACCCCCAAAGAAATAGCTGATGAAGAGATGATCAATCAGGCGTTCCACGAACTACTGAATGATTACCTCAGTACTAAACATCGCAAGAAAGTTGAAATCATTACGAAAGCTTTCAACTTCGCCAATCAAGCGCATAAAGGCATTAAACGCCGTTCTGGCGAACCATATATCATGCACCCGATTGCTGTGGCAAGTATCGTATGCAATGAAATAGGGCTTGGTTCCACTTCTATCTGTGCCGCTTTGCTGCATGACGTAGTCGAAGACACGGATTATACGGTGGAAGATATCGAGAATATCTTTGGTCCGAAGATTGCCCAAATTGTGGATGGGCTGACCAAGATATCCGGTGGAATCTTTGGCGACCGTGCTTCGGCACAGGCAGAGAACTTCAAGAAGTTACTGCTCACGATGTCGAATGATATCCGGGTAATCCTTATCAAGATAGCCGACCGCTTGCACAATATGCGTACCCTCGGCTCCATGTTGCCCAACAAGCAATACAAAATTGCAGGCGAAACTCTTTATATCTATGCCCCATTAGCCAATCGATTGGGACTTTACAAGATAAAGACCGAACTCGAGAACTTGAGTTTCAAATATGAACATCCGGAAGAATATGCTGAGATAGAAGAGAAATTGAACGCCACTGCCGCCGAACGCGACAAAGTATTCAGAGACTTCACCGCTCCTATCCGTACCCAACTTGACAAGATGGGATTGAAATACCGGATACTTGCCCGCGTTAAATCAATCTACTCTATCTGGAACAAGATGCAGACCAAGCATGTTCCTTTCGAAGAAATCTATGACTTGCTGGCTGTCCGAATCATCTTTGAACCACGCAATGTAGAAGAGGAACTCAACGATTGTTTCGACATTTACGTTTCTATCTCCAAGATATACAAACCGCATCCCGACCGTTTGCGCGACTGGGTGAGCCACCCCAAAGCAAATGGCTATCAAGCATTGCACGTCACTTTGATGGGCAACAATGGTCAGTGGATTGAAGTCCAGATTCGTAGTGAACGAATGAATGATGTTGCCGAACAAGGTTTTGCCGCCCATTGGAAATACAAAGAAGGGGGCGGCAGCGAAGATGAAGGCGAATTGGAGAAATGGCTGAAAACCATCAAGGAAATATTGGATGACCCGCAACCGGATGCCATCGACTTCCTGGATACCATCAAGCTGAACTTATTTGCTTCCGAAATATTTGTATTCACACCGAAAGGGGAACTGAAGACCATGCCGCAGAACTCAACGGCACTCGACTTCGCTTTTTCTCTGCACACGGATATTGGCAGCCATTGTATCGGCGCCAAAGTGAATCATAAATTAGTGCCTTTAAGCCACAAGTTGCAAAGTGGCGACCAAGTGGAAATCCTGACTTCCAAATCCCAACGTGTGCAACCGCAATGGGAAGTATTTGCGACCACTGCCCGCGCACGTGCCAAGATAGCGGCAATTCTCCGCAAAGAACGGAAGGCAAACCAGAAAATCGGTGAAGAAATTCTCAGCGAGTTTCTGAAGAAAGAAGAAATCCGCCCGGAAGAAACCGTTATCGAAAAGCTACGCAAACTGCACAACGCCAAGAATGAAGAAGAATTGCTGGCGGCTATCGGCAGTAAAGCTATCATCTTGGGAGAAGCGGACAAGAATGAACTGAAGGAAAAACAAACCAGCAACTGGAAGAAATACCTTACTTTCTCTTTCGGCAACAGCAAAGAGAAACAACAGGAAGAGAAAGAGGCACAAGAAAAAGAAAAAATCAATCCGAAACAGATACTCAAACTGACAGAAGAAAGCCTCCAAAAGAAATATATCATGGCAGAATGTTGCCACCCTATTCCAGGTGATGACGTGTTAGGTTATGTGGACGAAAACGACCGGATTATTATTCATAAACGCCAGTGCCCCGTTGCCGCCAAACTGAAAAGCAGTTATGGAAATCGTATATTGGCAACTGAGTGGGATACACATAAAGAGCTTTCTTTCCTTGTCTCTATATATATAAAAGGTATAGACAGTATGGGACTTCTGAACGAAGTAACCCAAGTCATCTCAAGACAGCTCAACGTAAACATCCGCAAACTAACCATAGAAACCGAGGATGGCATCTTTGAAGGTAAAATACAACTATGGGTCCATGATGTGGAAGATGTGAAAACAATCTGCAACAACTTGAAGAAGATTCAGAATATCAAGCAGGTGAGCCGCGTAGAAGAGTAA
- a CDS encoding lytic transglycosylase domain-containing protein has protein sequence MKKLVNYCSIIFLLLVATSQVKAQSVDVVIRENGTERKESIDLPKSMTYPLDSLLNDWKAKNYIDLGKDCSTAEINPLFSDSVYIDRLSRIPAVMEMPYNDIVRKFIDMYAGRLRNQVSFMLSACNFYMPIFEEALDAYGLPLELRYLPIIESALNPSAISRAGASGLWQFMIGTGKIYGLESNSLVDDRRDPIKATWAAARYLKEMYAIYGDWNLVIAAYNCGPGTINKAIRRANGETDYWKIYNYLPKETRGYVPAFIAANYVMTYYCDHNICPMETNIPASTDTVQVNKNLHFEQIADLCNVPLDQVKSLNPQYKKMMIPGASKPYTLRLPIEAISNFIDKQDTIYAHRADELFRNRKTVAVKDITPATRKAATAVAGKGKLSYHTIKSGDTLSSIAGRYGVSVKDIQRWNGLSSTKIAAGKRLKIYK, from the coding sequence ATGAAGAAATTAGTAAACTATTGTTCGATTATTTTCCTTTTACTGGTAGCAACGTCTCAGGTAAAAGCGCAAAGTGTAGATGTAGTAATTCGTGAAAATGGAACTGAACGCAAAGAAAGCATCGACCTGCCTAAAAGTATGACATACCCTCTCGACAGTCTGCTGAACGACTGGAAAGCTAAAAATTACATCGACCTAGGCAAAGATTGCAGTACAGCGGAAATCAATCCCCTGTTCAGCGACTCTGTTTACATCGACCGCTTGTCACGTATCCCGGCTGTCATGGAAATGCCCTACAACGATATTGTACGCAAATTCATCGATATGTATGCAGGACGCTTGCGCAATCAGGTTTCGTTCATGCTGAGTGCCTGCAACTTCTATATGCCGATTTTCGAAGAAGCACTGGACGCATACGGACTTCCGCTGGAACTGAGATACCTTCCGATCATCGAATCAGCATTGAATCCATCGGCCATATCCCGTGCGGGAGCTTCCGGTCTATGGCAATTTATGATTGGTACAGGCAAAATCTATGGTTTGGAATCCAACAGCCTGGTAGACGACCGTCGCGACCCGATAAAAGCAACGTGGGCTGCCGCCCGCTACCTCAAGGAGATGTATGCCATCTACGGAGACTGGAACCTTGTGATAGCTGCTTATAACTGCGGTCCCGGCACTATCAATAAAGCCATCCGGCGTGCTAATGGCGAAACGGATTATTGGAAAATCTATAATTATCTGCCGAAAGAGACGCGCGGATATGTACCAGCCTTTATCGCAGCCAACTACGTGATGACTTACTATTGCGACCATAACATCTGCCCGATGGAAACAAACATCCCGGCAAGCACGGACACGGTGCAAGTCAACAAGAACCTGCATTTCGAACAGATTGCCGATCTTTGCAATGTGCCGTTAGATCAAGTTAAGAGTTTGAATCCTCAATATAAGAAGATGATGATTCCGGGAGCTAGCAAACCTTATACACTTCGATTGCCCATCGAAGCAATCAGCAACTTTATCGACAAACAAGATACCATCTATGCACACCGCGCCGACGAGTTGTTCCGCAACCGTAAGACAGTGGCAGTGAAAGATATTACACCTGCAACGCGTAAAGCGGCAACAGCCGTTGCCGGCAAGGGAAAATTATCCTATCATACAATAAAAAGTGGAGACACTTTGTCATCAATTGCGGGAAGATATGGCGTTAGTGTCAAGGATATACAGCGGTGGAACGGACTGTCCAGCACGAAAATTGCAGCAGGAAAACGATTGAAAATATACAAATAA